The window TTTATATAGCTAAATTTTCGTCCAATGaacaaagtaaaattaatgtaCAGTCACGACCAAAAAGAATGACCCTTAAAACCGCAGctgcaatttttttcgatGTGAAACGGTTAATGTGTACCTTTGGTTGGTTTATAAACTAACTGAATATTGCGTAAACTATCTggacagtttgtaaactaacctgttaaaatttatgacctaaaaGATTTTAGTCGGACTTTTGATGTAGCCTGGTTCGTAGTAGtctcattctttttgatcgtggcTGTACCTATTTgctaatttaatcaaataagGCGACTATTGGATGAGAGTTTATTTAACTGGAAAGAACAGAAGTAAATATAATattaagtaaataaacatCATATTCTAAAGTTCGACAAGTCTGTTGaagtaaataaaactaaaaaaaatatgagtaggtattaaatattttatgatagTTTAATTAagtcaatttaatttaattaaccggctcacattttaattgcaattaaaatgttctgtaaaccggttcTTAGTATTTTAGAggtaaagaaatatttaaaggtTTTTCTAAATAGAAGCTTACAGAGCTTAACGTAacttaatacaaatttattaaagtaaacaATACTTTAATTTAATCAGCAAGAATTGCAAAGGAAAAGTAagagttttaaattcaaaactttaaaaaataacgcaaACAATTGAGacttttaaattcaaaacttaATACATAGTCAGgaaaaaagtatttgttgaaacaattattaaaaaattactacctATGATTATCTGCCTCTTAAGCATCTTTAGACGTTCTTGTGactttcttgtatctttaaccgtatttgcGGCGTTTTAAGAAATATGGGACGAAgcccaaattttaattttaattaattttatttattattcttttattaatataattttaaattaattttttttccgcgtttcttgtgaaaattttagtcgtcatatcttTTCAGTCTAATAAGAATGCAAAGCTTAAcatttccatatttttttacaagtaattattgaattggttgaatttaaattaatttaaaacaatttggcGCCGAGACGGTATGACGCTCAAAGTTTTACTCTGtcgtattatattttttggaaacaGAAAATCGTTCAATTTTATATATCATTCCATCTCCTAATCCAGAGTCCTCTATAAAACGAACAAAATCATCacgttttaaaaaagatttcgTTAAAAAGCCATTGCtgaattatttcattttcgaaacaatttttcaaatattttaagtgCGAGTGCAGTATAAAGGCGCgacttttctattttctaaatttatttgCGCTCGCTCCTTTGGGCGAACCTTTGCAATAAATTATCCTCCACGTCTATAGCCACTTTACGATACTTATTCGCAGCGAATCAAAGCTGTCACATGCGTTTTACATCTTGTCAGAATATTTCAACTTTTAGCTTTAAATTTATGTCACAAGTGTCGTTCTTTGTTCCCCACTTtgcgaataaatttaaaatgtgggCGACTtccaaatttgataaaaaaaattaatctgcCCTGAAACAACGGCACAAACACATAATAACAAATAACGAGAAGTTACGGCCACGCAGATTAGAAAAGATTCGGTTTTAATCTCATCCCTTTAAGGAAAAGTTTAAAACAAGCACGAACAAACGTAAAGCTGGAGAAAATTCAAAGTGTAGTTACCAATTCAATTTTATCAGTATTCCTCGTAATTTGAGTAAACAAGTATTCGGTTTCAAGTCTCTTGTTCCGAAATCCAATTGGAAAGAAAAAGTGTAACCGACATAACTTCCTTTTTCCGTCTACCTTCCGTTTCCTGGCTCTAGctaaaccaaaacaatgatttttttatgcaaaaggaAAGAACcccaaaatttatattttaaaagctttcttttaataaaataaaaaaaataaataaagttaacgTCAGATTATCATTAACCGTAATTACAAACTTCCCAAAATCCATTAATCttattattcagttttcagtcAACTAGTGTCTTAAGCAAACACGGCCAGAAACACAACTTTACAGTCCACAAACACAGCAACTCTGTATAAGTTCGAAACACTTGGCCTTTAATTGATTGAAATATTGATcataaaaatttcagtttattCTAACATATTGGAAAAATACTGAGCAATGCGtggaatttttgataaaaaatctcGATAAAATTCCACAAAGTTCGTAATGATAcgctttaattaataaaatatgcaaaaggTTATAAACAGCTGCCAAAGTCCTTGAGTAAGAATTTTAGAGTCTGGCTaagttttaaactttattgttTCAGAAGACTTGACAAATCTGTCGCTCTTGAGACATGCAAAGCCTTTTGTAACAGCCCTTGCTCGGGATTTTTCTTGTCAGAGGCCGTGAATCTGTTGCCAAAAAGTATTACGTGCTTAAATGAGCAAAGCTCTtagaattaaaaatcaaaaaagtggTTGCTCATTTTTTTTCGCTTCTAAAGTCGTATGTGGGCGATTTCTCTATAGGCAATTTAGCTTGCAATTTCCGCCCGCTGAGAACGGATGCAAGTGCAACCAAAACCTTTTTGCTTTCGTCCTGCAATTTCGGGCTCTTTGAGAGGAGCGGATGCACAATAATCTCCAAACTGACGACTTCGATaccttaatttatttgttgatgaaatgattttaaattaatcacGTGAAagcaaatcaatttttttgtaaaatgtctAGAAGTTAATTACGcttcacaaactaaaaatgccGACTGCTCCGGACGGTAATCAAAGTTTGAATGCTCGTAATAAAAAGCCTTTCATTACGAGTACCAGGacttaaatttattgaaagtattttgttgaaaagttAGCAGACTAAAGATTAAATTTGTTTCGCTCCTCCATTCCCGTAACCAAGTATAATAGTAAGTATTAATTTTCGTTGAGTTGTAGTAGGTAATCAGTTGCAAAACTTGTAAGAATTTTGCGAAGAGTTGTTATTGAATTAATAATTGCTTCGCGAGTCCATTGTGCTCATAAATCATTTTTGGGAATGGAAATTAGTCAAGTGCTTACATGAAAACAACGAGGAAAAGCATTTTTCACGTGTCTTCGTGATTATCAAAAATGATAGGTCTACAAATGCCTTCACTGGGCGACGGTCCTGGTTGCTGGCATGATAACCCAGGTTCACAGGTCCCACTGAAACCTAGGTCTCCGCCACAAGGTTCTCCTTCTGTTCGGGCACATTCTTGACAGCATCTGGAacaatgga of the Tribolium castaneum strain GA2 chromosome 1, icTriCast1.1, whole genome shotgun sequence genome contains:
- the cmpy gene encoding insulin-like growth factor-binding protein 7, encoding MKSMLVLAFVAIIAFCGGFTAPACVCDKRECEIVNEVDCPGLGIVVWDPCKCCQECARTEGEPCGGDLGFSGTCEPGLSCQQPGPSPSEGICRPIIFDNHEDT